The following are encoded together in the Oncorhynchus clarkii lewisi isolate Uvic-CL-2024 chromosome 25, UVic_Ocla_1.0, whole genome shotgun sequence genome:
- the LOC139384037 gene encoding homeobox protein six1b-like, translating into MSILPSFGFTQEQVACVCEVLQQGGNLERLGRFLWSLPACDHLHKNESVLKAKAVVAFHRGNFRELYKILESHQFSPHNHPKLQQLWLKAHYVEAEKLRGRPLGAVGKYRVRRKFPLPRTIWDGEETSYCFKEKSRGVLREWYTHNPYPSPREKRELAEATGLTTTQVSNWFKNRRQRDRAAEAKERENSENNNSGNNKQNQLSPLDGGKSLMSSSEDEFSPPQSPDQNSLLLLQGNMSHPGVSSYPMTGLGGAQPLHGMHGHPHQLQDSLLGPLTSSLVDLGS; encoded by the exons ATGTCAATACTACCTTCGTTTGGGTTTACCCAGGAGCAAGTAGCCTGCGTCTGCGAGGTCCTGCAACAAGGAGGGAATCTGGAGAGGCTCGGTCGTTTTCTCTGGTCTCTCCCAGCGTGTGACCACCTCCACAAGAATGAAAGTGTACTGAAAGCAAAGGCGGTGGTCGCCTTCCACCGAGGGAACTTCAGAGAGCTATATAAGATCCTGGAGAGCCACCAGTTTTCCCCGCACAACCATCCCAAGCTGCAGCAGCTGTGGCTGAAAGCGCACTACGTGGAGGCGGAGAAATTGCGAGGCCGACCGCTTGGAGCGGTGGGGAAGTATAGGGTCCGCAGGAAATTCCCTCTGCCCCGCACGATCTGGGACGGCGAGGAGACCAGTTATTGCTTTAAGGAGAAGTCAAGGGGTGTTCTGAGAGAGTGGTACACGCATAACCCCTATCCCTCCCCGCGAGAGAAAAGGGAGCTGGCCGAGGCCACGGGACTGACCACTACGCAGGTCAGCAATTGGTTCAAAAACAGACGCCAGAGAGACAGAGCCGCAGAAGCTAAAGAAAG AGAGAACAGCGAAAACAATAACTCCGGTAACAACAAACAGAACCAGCTGTCTCCCCTCGACGGCGGCAAGTCGCTCATGTCCAGCTCGGAAGATGAGTTCtctccaccacaaagccctgatcaGAACTCTTTGCTTTTGCTCCAGGGAAATATGAGTCACCCCGGCGTCTCCTCTTACCCTATGACCGGCCTCGGTGGCGCACAGCCGCTGCATGGAATGCACGGACACCCGCACCAACTCCAAGACTCGTTGCTGGGACCTCTAACGTCGAGCCTTGTGGATCTAGGCTCCTAA
- the LOC139383826 gene encoding homeobox protein SIX4-like yields MSSSSGEVTISNNIKKENVKTDKRDCIKLLALETAELSMERATSNTDAVHSELLVSAASSLAFSPEQVACVCEALQQGGNVDRLARFLWSLPQSDLLRGNESILKAQALVAFHQARYQELYSVLENHNFSPFNHSSLQDLWYKARYTEAEKARGRPLGAVDKYRLRRKYPLPRTIWDGEETVYCFKERSRNALKDLYKQNRYPSPAEKRNLAKITGLSLTQVSNWFKNRRQRDRNPSEAQSKSESDGNHSTEDESSKGQGELSPRPLSNSSEGTMTHGVLPLQTGSLDSGVIIQQIGDIKIPPGSSSEVLFNGNLVTSNPSTVFHNGGSSYLQAPSNILFNGLNLGIQPLAFNSLRPSGGVLMGGSGVDMQMQAGQEKGLAGSSVDYTSYSGCVNGAEVKLEGVYSMAAQNGGSSVLTFSSSSGALQLGGYSLVHVPSGVSNGEGTSLLNSNLGLPPLQLPSDSSSLSQGTIQMNNVAVSSSSEDSYHHQHHQDKLAMAPMHPSTVLYSMGNAGQTSIKKEPLEGCGGGGVYSYHHGLHLDPSGQLSYSSDPLTSEEVPSSRGSSSDVTTVSSSSPEPEVYTSLTVSTPLMAQTDPNGHQLQPGEYLRGHNPQHVPSSHLLGPGMNNNYMSVSESKVDASGGGVNEMVRVMCGEMEPGEEKELAKLQTVQMDEDMVDV; encoded by the exons ATGTCTTCTTCTTCAGGAGAAGTCACAATTTCAAATAACATAAAGAAGGAAAATGTGAAGACGGACAAGCGAGATTGCATCAAGCTTCTAGCGCTGGAAACCGCGGAGTTGTCTATGGAGCGCGCAACTTCGAACACTGATGCAGTCCACAGTGAACTTCTGGTGAGCGCGGCTTCCTCGCTGGCATTCTCCCCGGAGCAAGTGGCGTGTGTCTGCGAGGCTTTGCAGCAGGGAGGCAATGTGGACCGGCTGGCCAGGTTTTTATGGTCCTTACCACAGAGTGACCTGCTACGTGGCAACGAAAGCATCCTGAAAGCCCAAGCTCTTGTCGCTTTTCATCAAGCTCGGTACCAGGAGCTCTACAGTGTTTTGGAGAACCACAACTTCAGTCCATTCAATCACTCCTCGCTGCAAGACCTCTGGTATAAGGCACGGTACACCGAGGCAGAGAAAGCGCGGGGGAGACCCCTGGGCGCCGTGGATAAATATCGCCTGCGGAGAAAGTACCCACTACCCCGGACTATCTGGGACGGGGAAGAGACAGTATACTGCTTCAAAGAGAGGTCCCGCAACGCGCTGAAGGATCTATACAAGCAGAATAGATATCCCTCTCCAGCCGAGAAAAGAAACCTCGCTAAAATCACGGGACTCTCCTTGACGCAGGTCAGCAACTGGTTCAAAAacaggagacagagggacagaaacCCGTCCGAAGCACAATCAAAAAG TGAATCTGATGGCAACCACAGCACAGAGGATGAGTCTAGTAAAGGGCAGGGGGAGCTCTCTCCACGCCCCCTCTCCAATTCATCTGAAGGGACGATGACCCATGGGGTCCTCCCCCTGCAGACAGGGTCTCTGGACAGTGGTGTAATCATCCAACAGATTGGAGACATCAAGATACCCCCTGGATCCAGCAGTGAGGTGCTCTTCAACGGAAACCTAGTGACAAGTAACCCCTCCACTGTCTTCCATAACGGTGGCTCGTCTTACCTCCAGGCCCCCAGCAACATCCTGTTCAATGGGCTCAACCTGGGCATCCAGCCCTTGGCCTTCAACTCCCTGCGGCCCTCTGGGGGGGTCTTGATGGGGGGCTCTGGTGTGGACATGCAGATGCAGGCAGGCCAGGAGAAGGGGCTGGCAGGCTCCAGTGTGGACTACACCTCCTATTCTGGCTGTGTAAATGGAGCAGAGGTGAAGCTGGAGGGGGTTTACAGCATGGCAGCTCAAAACGGCGGCTCGTCTGTCCTCACGTTCAGCTCGTCTTCAGGGGCGCTCCAGCTGGGCGGTTACAGTCTGGTCCACGTGCCTAGCGGCGTATCCAACGGCGAAGGGACGTCACTGCTCAACAGCAACTTGGGTCTTCCTCCTCTGCAGCTCCCCTCTGACTCCTCATCACTCTCACAAG GTACAATCCAAATGAACAATGTAGCAGTCAGTTCTTCTAGTGAggactcctaccaccaccagcaCCATCAGGACAAGCTGGCCATGGCCCCCATGCACCCCAGCACGGTGCTCTACAGCATGGGCAACGCTGGACAGACCTCCATCAAGAAGGAGCCCCTGGAGGGTtgtgggggtggaggggtgtaCTCCTACCACCATGGCCTTCACCTGGACCCCAGTGGGCAGCTCAGCTACTCCTCAGACCCACTAACCTCAGAGGAGGTCCCCTCCAGCCGGGGCTCCTCCTCTGACGTAACCACCGTCAGCTCCTCCAGTCCAGAGCCTGAGGTCTACACCAGCCTCACCGTCAGCACCCCTCTGATGGCCCAAACAGACCCTAACGGACACCAACTCCAGCCTGGGGAGTACCTCAGGGGCCACAACCCACAACATGTCCCCTCCTCACACCTTCTGGGCCCTGGCATGAACAACAACTACATGTCTGTGTCGGAGAGTAAGGTGGACGCTAGTGGCGGTGGGGTGAATGAGATGGTGCGGGTCATGTGTGGGGAAATGGAGCCGGGGGAGGAGAAGGAGCTGGCCAAATTACAGACAGTGCAGATGGACGAGGACATGGTTGACGTTTAA